ATGGTCGAACAGCTGCAGGCCACTTTGGTCTCCAAACGTTTGCTGGAAACCAGCGAGGCGAACCTGCACAGCACGGTCGCCGAACTGCGCCACGAGATCGGCGAACGCGAGCGCGCCGAACAGGAACGCGCCCGGCTGCAGGCCAGGCTGCGGCGCAGCGAAACGATGTCGGCCATGGGCGCGCTGGTCGCCGGTGTGGCGCACGAGGTGCGCAATCCGCTGTTCGGCATTTCCTCGACCCTGGACGCGATGGGCGCGCGGTTCAAGGACCGCGAGGACGTGCACCGCTACACGAGTGTGCTGCGCGAAGAGGTGGATCGACTCAGCCGGCTGATGAGCGAACTGCTCGATTACGGCAAGCCGCTGGCGTTTCAGGCCGGCGTTGAAATCGTCAGCCGTATCGAGACCGACCTGCCGGAACTCCGCCTGGACAAGGCGCGACTTTCGCAGGTCTTTCAGAACCTGCTGCAGAACGCGGTTCAGCATTCACTGCCGGGCAGCGCGGTTTCTATAGAAGCCACGGCAGCCGCGGAAAACGAGGGCGCGTGGATCAGCTGCGCGGTGAAGGATTCCGGCGCGGGGCTGGCGGAGGACGATATCGAGCGCCTGTTCGAACCTTTCTTTACGCGCCGCCGCGGCGGCACGGGTTTGGGACTCGCGATCGTGCGCCGCATTGTCGAAGAGCACGGCGGTGTAATCAGCGCCGCCAACCGGCCGGAGGGGGGCGCGGTCATGGCCGTGCGTCTGCCCGTGGAAGCCGATGACGTGAGCGACGGCGACTCATGGCGAAGCGCAAAATCCTGATTGTCGACGATGAGGCGTCGATCCGTTTCGCCTTGCGCGACTTTCTGGAAGCGTATCGTTTCGAGGTCTGCGAAGCGGCGGATGGCCGTCAGGCGGAAAGCGTGTTCCGCGCGGCGCGGCCCGATGCGGTCATCGCCGATTACCGTCTGCCGGACATGAATGCGCTGGAGCTGCTGCCGCGTCTGAAAGATATCGACTCTAGCGTACCGCTGGTGGTGCTGACCGGCCACGGCTCCATCGATCTCGCCGTGCAGGCCATCAAGGAAGGCGCCGAGCAGTTCCTGACCAAGCCTATCGAAATTCCGGCACTGCGCGCCGTGCTCGAACGTCTGCTTGAAAACCGGCGCAACCACCAGAAGCAGCTCGCTGGCCAGACCCGTCAGGCGCGCGACGCGGTCGATCCGTTCATGGGCCAGAGTCCGCTGATCCGCGAACTTAAGACGCAGGCGCTTAAGATCGTAGCAGCCGAGCGACCCATACTGCTGCAGGGCGAGACCGGCACCGGTAAGGGCGTACTGGCGAAATGGCTGCACACACACGGGCCGCGCGCGGAAGAGACGTTCGTGGACCTCAATTGCGCCGGCCTCTCGCACGAGTTTCTCGAAACCGAGCTGTTCGGCCACAAGAAAGGTTCGTTTACCGGCGCCGTGGCAAACAAGATCGGCCTGTTCGAAGTCGCGCAGCGCGGCACCGTGTTTCTCGACGAGATCGGTGACATGGGCGTGCAGGTGCAGCCCAAGCTCCTGAAAGTGCTGGAGGAGAAGCGCTTCCGCCGTTTAGGGGAAGTGGAGGACCGGCATGTCGACATCTGTCTGATCGCCGCGACGCATCAGGATTTCCAGCACCTGGTGCAGGAGCAGCGATTTCGCGGCGATCTGTATTTCCGTATCAGCACCATCCCATTGACCGTACCACCGCTGCGGCAGCGTCGCGAAGACATCCCCATCATTGCGGGCGCTCTGCTGGCGAGGCTGACGGCGGAGCTGGATCGCGATAATCTGAGGCTGGCACAAGATGCGCAGCAGGCGATGCGCGATTATCCATGGCCCGGCAACATTCGGGAGTTGCGCAATGTGCTGGAACGCGCGACATTGCTCAGCGACAGCGACACGTTGAATCGCCGCGACCTGCGTTTCGACGAGACGGCGCGGATTGACGCGACCATGCCCGACCTGGACCTGACCTTGCTGGAGGTGGAGCGGCGGCATATCGAGCGTGTGCTAGGCGCGGAACAAGGCCATGTGCACCGCGCCGCCACGCGTCTGGGCATACCCCGAAGCTCGCTGTATCAGAAAATCAAGCGGCATGACATCAATGTGCAGAAAAATTAGACAATCCTCACCGCGCAGGCGAACAGTCAGGCTCTGATTCTAGCTGAAACCTGATACCAGGCGCGCGTGTCCTGATCGTTAGACCCTGGCGTCTGAAACGCAGGCCGTTCGCACTGCTTGTTCCTCTTCCCGGTGTTCAATGCCACCTAAAATGTTCTTTAAGTCCCAGGAGTAAACAGCTACAGTGCTTCCCCGCACTCCCCGTCCGCTGGCGTCTATTGGAAGTCATGGCAACCAAGATCCTTATCGTTGACGATGAACGCGCTATCCTGTTCGCGATGCGGGAATACTTCGCTGCTTACGGCTTTGATGTCGATTGCGCGCGTGATAGGCAAGAGGCGGAGACGCTGCTGATCGAGCAAAGCTACGCGGTACTCATCACCGATCTGCGCCTGACCGGCAGCGAGGATACGGACGGTCTCGACATCGTGCGGTTCGCGCTGGAGCGCCATACCTCAACGCGCAGCATTCTGCTGACCGCCTATGGTACCCCTGAGATCGAACGAATGGCTTCCGCGCTGGGCGTCAGCGTCTGCCTGTCCAAACCACGGCCGCTGGACGAAATCCTCGAGACTGTAGTCGAGCTGCTTGAAGAGACGGCAGCCTGTACCTCATAAACGGCACACGCTTCTGTTCGCGCCCACTCCTTTATTTTCCCCGATTTTCGCCACCCGGTCCCACCTTAGCATGTAGCATGGTGCGCGCTTTTTCCTCTCGCCATATAGCGGCGCGGGCTGACCGCGCTCGCAGCATCAAAATCGTATCGTTCCAAGTTAAGTAATTACAGGGGTTTGCTTGCGCGGCGGCTGGGCGCCAAGACTGCCGTGCAAGCATCTATAGCATCCTGATTCCGGACTTTTTTTCTGAGACTCAGACTTCCCTGCTCCCGCCATATCTTTCGCCGCTGGAACTGTCTTGAGCAATGTTAAAATTTATAATAAAATCATAAATCTATGTAGTTTTAATGAAAATGTAACACAATCTGGCGCGCACCTTGTAACAGCTGTGGCCATGAACTTCAGAATACTCCTGGTTGACGACAATCGAGCGATCCTGTTCGCAATGCAGGACTATCTCGCCGCCGCCGGTTATCAGGTCGACTGCGCATGCGACCAGAAGGAAGCGGAATCACTTTTGAACCGGTACGCTTATGCGGCGCTCATCACCGACCTGCGCCTGACTGGCAGCGGCAGTACCGAAGGGTTCGATATCGCCAGATACGCGCTGGAAAGGCATCCGTCCATATGCACGATTTTGCTGACCGCTCACGACTCGCTGGAGATCAGGAAGGCGGCCTACGAGCACGGTATCGACCTCTGCTTAGGCAAGCCAACACCTCTGCATGAAATTGGTGAGCGCGTGTGGGACTTGCTCAGGGTAAGCGGCGCGGATGCACCCGACCCTAATCATGTCGATGCGACGCTGGTCGGCGCGAACGCATGACCAAATCGATCGCGTGCGCGCCAGGGAATGTATGTCCGGAATACGCTGGGTGACCGGCCGTGGAACAGTCTGTTGTCACGCCTGGGTCATCACGAGCAATCACAATTTTGTGAACATCTAACTTGCGAGGCACTTATGGACATCACGATTGACACCAATACCGATGGCGACTGCACTTCACCAAGGCAGCGGTTGCTGGCCGCCAAGACGGCTTTTACCACCCGGCGGGTTGCTCCGGACGCCATGGCTGGCTTGATCACCGACCTCGGTACGCAGCCGCAATCCGGCGATCTGGTGCTCGCCCGGGTCACGCATTTGGGCAAGCATCAGAGCCTTCAGCTGGTTGGCGGGCGGCGATCGCAGATGTTCATCGGCGATGAGGTGATCGTCTGCTACGGCGACCGCTATGCCCCCGATCAGTTCGAGGCGGTGGTACCGAAAAACCTGGCTCCATGTCACCTGGTGGCGGGCGGCGGCGTCGCCGCGCAGGCCTTGTGCTGGCACGACAGCATCAGCGGCGCGACGCGGATCACCCCCATCGGCCTGGTCGCGGACAAGGACGGCAAGCGGCTTAATCTTCGCGACTGGACGCTGGAAACCGCGGCTGTGTCTGCCGCTCGCCCGTTTACCGTGGCCGTCGCGGGAACCGCCATGAACGCGGGCAAAACCGCGACCGCCGCCTATTTGATCAAGGGTGGAATCAAAGCCGGACTCAAGGTGGCGGCCGCCAAGCTCACCGGCACCGGCGCCGGCGGAGACTACTGGCTGATGATCGACGCCGGCGCGCATCCTGTGCTGGATTTCACGGACGCCGGCTTTTCTTCCACTTCCCTGATTTCGGGTGAACAGATCATTACCATCATGGAGACCCTAATGGGACATCTGCGCGCGGCGGCGGTGGATGTCGTCGTGCTGGAGATCGCTGATGGCCTGATTCAGCCCGAGACCGCGGCGCTCCTGGCGTCGCCGCAGTTCGCGGCTAACGTCGACGGCATGATCTTCGCCGCCGGCGATGCGCTGGGCGCGATGGCGGGCGTTGACTGGCTACGCGCCCGGAATCTGCCGGTATTGGGTGTTAGCGGAACCATCAGCCGTTCACCGCTGGCC
Above is a window of Gammaproteobacteria bacterium DNA encoding:
- a CDS encoding DUF1611 domain-containing protein, with protein sequence MDITIDTNTDGDCTSPRQRLLAAKTAFTTRRVAPDAMAGLITDLGTQPQSGDLVLARVTHLGKHQSLQLVGGRRSQMFIGDEVIVCYGDRYAPDQFEAVVPKNLAPCHLVAGGGVAAQALCWHDSISGATRITPIGLVADKDGKRLNLRDWTLETAAVSAARPFTVAVAGTAMNAGKTATAAYLIKGGIKAGLKVAAAKLTGTGAGGDYWLMIDAGAHPVLDFTDAGFSSTSLISGEQIITIMETLMGHLRAAAVDVVVLEIADGLIQPETAALLASPQFAANVDGMIFAAGDALGAMAGVDWLRARNLPVLGVSGTISRSPLAARETQHATSLPVMGLPQLQDPAFISELARQPALAGAREPAAA
- a CDS encoding response regulator; the encoded protein is MNFRILLVDDNRAILFAMQDYLAAAGYQVDCACDQKEAESLLNRYAYAALITDLRLTGSGSTEGFDIARYALERHPSICTILLTAHDSLEIRKAAYEHGIDLCLGKPTPLHEIGERVWDLLRVSGADAPDPNHVDATLVGANA
- a CDS encoding response regulator — encoded protein: MATKILIVDDERAILFAMREYFAAYGFDVDCARDRQEAETLLIEQSYAVLITDLRLTGSEDTDGLDIVRFALERHTSTRSILLTAYGTPEIERMASALGVSVCLSKPRPLDEILETVVELLEETAACTS
- a CDS encoding sigma-54-dependent Fis family transcriptional regulator, with amino-acid sequence MAKRKILIVDDEASIRFALRDFLEAYRFEVCEAADGRQAESVFRAARPDAVIADYRLPDMNALELLPRLKDIDSSVPLVVLTGHGSIDLAVQAIKEGAEQFLTKPIEIPALRAVLERLLENRRNHQKQLAGQTRQARDAVDPFMGQSPLIRELKTQALKIVAAERPILLQGETGTGKGVLAKWLHTHGPRAEETFVDLNCAGLSHEFLETELFGHKKGSFTGAVANKIGLFEVAQRGTVFLDEIGDMGVQVQPKLLKVLEEKRFRRLGEVEDRHVDICLIAATHQDFQHLVQEQRFRGDLYFRISTIPLTVPPLRQRREDIPIIAGALLARLTAELDRDNLRLAQDAQQAMRDYPWPGNIRELRNVLERATLLSDSDTLNRRDLRFDETARIDATMPDLDLTLLEVERRHIERVLGAEQGHVHRAATRLGIPRSSLYQKIKRHDINVQKN